One window from the genome of Candidatus Coatesbacteria bacterium encodes:
- a CDS encoding transcriptional repressor: protein MPVSSYDEAEKKLRKYLSSNGLRCTVERLAILKSLWENGGHPSAEMIANSLAQGPLYVSRATVYRTLDLLVEAGLLSCSNLGEGHRHYEINVEHHDHLICRRCGRIIEVQSPELEELQRKICREADFVHQSHTLEIVGLCGDCNRELRKVEEVGGLQARRG from the coding sequence ATGCCCGTCTCCAGCTACGACGAAGCCGAGAAAAAACTGCGCAAGTACCTTTCCAGTAACGGTTTGCGCTGCACCGTCGAACGCCTGGCGATCCTCAAGTCGCTCTGGGAGAACGGCGGCCACCCCAGCGCCGAGATGATCGCCAACAGCCTGGCCCAGGGCCCCCTTTACGTCAGCCGGGCCACGGTGTATCGCACCCTGGACCTATTGGTCGAGGCCGGCCTGCTCAGTTGCAGCAATCTGGGCGAAGGTCACCGCCACTACGAGATCAACGTCGAACACCACGATCATCTGATCTGCCGCCGCTGCGGCAGGATCATCGAGGTCCAGAGCCCGGAGCTCGAGGAGCTGCAGCGCAAGATCTGTCGCGAAGCCGACTTCGTTCACCAGAGTCACACCCTGGAGATCGTCGGTCTCTGCGGAGACTGCAACCGCGAGCT